One genomic window of Gossypium hirsutum isolate 1008001.06 chromosome D11, Gossypium_hirsutum_v2.1, whole genome shotgun sequence includes the following:
- the LOC107904613 gene encoding signal peptide peptidase-like 1 has translation MESLWKLLYLLEPAPMTLIVTAMAVTFGSAFRALNHGKEMERNRDLLEASITLDRSQAPMIPVMSSCSLLLMFYLFSSVSQLLTAFTAIASVSSLFFWLSPHVAYLKSQFGLADPFLSQCCSKSFTRIQGLLLLACIFIVATWLVSGHWILNNLLGISLCVAFVSHVHLPNIKICAMLLVCLFVYDIFWVFFSERFFGANVMVSVATKQASNPVHTVANSLSLPGLQFITKKLELPVKIVFPRNLWGGASPAGNTADFMILGLGDMAIPAMLLALVICFDHRNSRDTVNLLDLHSLKGNKYIWYALPGYAIGLVTALAASILTHSPQPALLYLVPSTLGPIFFISWLRKDLAELWEGTMPNLNDKARQIEL, from the exons ATGGAATCTTTATGGAAGCTTTTATATTTACTTGAACCTGCTCCCATGACTCTTATAGTTACGGCGATGGCTGTAACATTTGGATCTGCATTTCGTGCTCTGAATCATGGGAAAGAAATGGAGCGGAACCGTGACTTGTTGGAGGCATCAATTACTTTAGATAGGTCCCAAGCTCCAATGATCCCGGTAATGAGCTCCTGCAGCTTGCTATTGATGTTTTACCTTTTCTCGTCTGTCTCACAACTCTTGACTGCATTCACGGCTATCGCTTCTGTTTCATCCCTTTTCTTCTGGCTATCTCCTCATGTTGCTTACTTGAAATCGCAATTCGGTTTGGCTGACCCATTTCTGTCTCAATGCTGTTCGAAGTCATTTACAAGAATACAAGGGTTATTGTTGTTGGCATGCATCTTTATAGTTGCCACTTGGCTTGTTTCAGGTCATTGGATTTTGAACAATTTGTTAGGGATCTCTCTCTGTGTTGCATTTGTGAGTCATGTCCACCTTCCGAACATTAAAATATGTGCGATGCTTCTTGTATGTTTGTTTGTGTATGACATATTCTGGGTTTTCTTCTCTGAAAGATTTTTCGGCGCTAATGTCATGGTATCAGTGGCAACAAAGCAAGCATCAAACCCGGTTCACACAGTTGCTAATAGTTTGAGTCTTCCTGGCTTGCAATTTATAACAAAAAAGCTTGAGTTGCCTGTAAAGATTGTATTTCCAAGGAATTTGTGGGGTGGTGCATCCCCTGCTGGGAATACAGCAGACTTCATGATACTCGGTCTAGGTGATATG GCCATTCCCGCCATGCTTCTAGCATTAGTCATTTGTTTTGATCATCGAAATAGTAGGGACACTGTAAATCTTTTAGATTTGCATTCCTTGAAGGGGAACAAGTATATATGGTATGCTCTTCCTGGGTATGCTATCGGATTGGTGACCGCCCTCGCAGCTAGCATTTTGACTCACTCACCTCAACCTGCTCTTCTTTACCTG GTACCTTCAACGCTGGGACCTATATTTTTTATCTCATGGTTAAGGAAGGATCTAGCTGAATTATGGGAAGGAACCATGCCAAATCTCAATGACAAGGCTAGACAAATAGAATTGTGA
- the LOC107904612 gene encoding cell division cycle 20.2, cofactor of APC complex: MDAGSLNSFSNLKGQSRCPLQEQLLFRKNSKENMDRFIPNRSAMDFDYAHYMLTDGRKIKENQTVCSPAREAYRKQLAETLNMNRTRILAFKNKPPAPVELFPSEHSTTSVHPTKSAKPRRHIPQSSERTLDAPDLVDDFYLNLLDWGSSNVLAIALGNTVYLWDASDSSTSELVTVDDENGPVTSVSWAPDGRHIAIGLNNSEVQLWDSASNRQLRTLRECHRSRVGSMAWNNHILTTGGMDGQIVNNDVRIRSHVVETYRGHQQEVCGLKWSASGQQLASGGNDNVVHIWDRSMASSNSPTQWLHRLEEHTSAVKALAWCPFQSNLLATGGGGGDRTIKFWNTHTGACLNSVDTGSQVCSLLWSKNERELLSSHGFTQNQLTLWKYPSMVKMAELTGHTSRVLYMAQSPDGCTVASAAGDETLRFWNVFGVPEVAKTAPKVNREPFSHLNRIR, translated from the exons ATGGATGCAGGATCTTTGAATTCTTTTTCAAACTTGAAGGGTCAATCTAGATGCCCACTTCAAGAACAGCTTCTCTTCAGAAAGAATTCTaaagaaaat atGGATAGATTCATACCAAACCGTTCAGCAATGGACTTTGATTATGCACATTACATGCTGACCGATGGAAGGAAGATAAAAGAGAACCAAACAGTGTGTTCACCTGCCAGGGAGGCCTACAGGAAGCAGCTGGCTGAGACTTTGAACATGAACCGTACCCGAATCTTGGCTTTCAAGAACAAGCCACCGGCACCTGTCGAACTCTTCCCTTCCGAGCACTCAACCACTTCAGTTCATCCGACCAAATCCGCAAAGCCGAGAAGACACATTCCCCAG AGCTCTGAGAGAACATTGGACGCTCCTGATCTCGTTGACGATTTTTACCTGAACTTATTGGATTGGGGCAGCAGCAATGTACTAGCTATAGCACTCGGAAACACTGTGTATCTGTGGGATGCTTCAGATAGTTCTACTTCAGAACTTGTCACTGTTGATGATGAAAATGGACCAGTAACAAGTGTGAGTTGGGCTCCTGATGGTCGGCATATTGCCATCGGCTTAAACAATTCTGAAGTACAACTATGGGATTCAGCTTCCAACCGACAG CTGCGTACTCTGAGAGAATGTCATAGATCAAGAGTGGGTTCAATGGCATGGAACAATCACATCCTCACGACAGGAGGAATGGATGGTCAGATTGTTAACAACGATGTGAGAATTAGATCCCATGTTGTCGAAACTTACAGGGGACATCAGCAAGAGGTTTGTGGGCTGAAATGGTCGGCTTCCGGGCAACAACTAGCCAGTGGAGGCAATGATAATGTTGTTCACATATGGGATAGGTCCATGGCATCTTCAAATTCGCCAACTCAATGGCTTCACAGGTTGGAGGAGCATACCTCAGCTGTCAAAGCCCTTGCCTGGTGCCCTTTCCAGAGCAATTTGCTGGCCACAGGTGGAGGTGGCGGAGATCGAACCATCAAGTTTTGGAACACACACACTGGTGCATGCTTGAATTCAGTTGACACCGGCTCTCAGGTTTGCTCATTGCTGTGGAGCAAGAATGAGAGGGAGCTATTGAGTTCTCATGGATTTACTCAGAACCAATTAACTCTTTGGAAATATCCATCGATGGTGAAGATGGCAGAGCTAACTGGCCACACGTCTAGAGTACTTTACATGGCTCAAAGCCCTGATGGGTGCACCGTGGCATCAGCTGCAGGGGATGAGACACTAAGATTCTGGAATGTTTTTGGGGTCCCAGAAGTGGCTAAAACTGCTCCGAAAGTGAACCGTGAGCCATTCTCTCATTTGAACCGTATCCGGTGA
- the LOC107904610 gene encoding silicon efflux transporter LSI2: protein MAMAAYVKLILGSVAFSIFWVLAVFPTVPLLPIGRAAGSLLGGILMVIFQILTVDQAYQAIDLSILVLLFGTMVVSGYLERADAFKYLGKLLTWKSKGAKDLICRICLISAISSALFTNDTSCMVLTEFVLKIARQNNLPPQPFLLALASSANIGSTATPIGNPQNLVIATQSGVSFGEFLIGILPATVLGLVCNALLLIFMYGDLLSVKKGQQDSTVAFNGDGVDHQFSPATMSHVETTNVDSVHHHESLRNRVNSKQAMGAAEVPWSLNGAYWDHRNQKLWKSCVYIVVVGMLVSLLMGFNMSGTAITAALALMILDFKDAVPCLEKVSYSLLIFFCGMFVTVQGFNKTGIPSALWELMEPYAKIDEISGIAVLALVILVLSNLVSNVPTVLLLGARMAASAALISTAYEKKAWLILAWVSTVAGNLSLLGSAANLIVCEQASRVPDLGYTLTFWNHLKFGVPSTLLVTAIGLLLLKS, encoded by the exons ATGGCTATGGCAGCTTATGTGAAACTGATTCTAGGTTCAGTTGCCTTTTCAATCTTCTGGGTATTAGCAGTTTTCCCCACTGTTCCATTATTACCTATTGGAAGAGCTGCCGGGTCTTTATTAGGAGGTATTTTAATGGTCATTTTTCAAATCTTAACCGTCGATCAAGCATATCAAGCCATTGATCTTTCAATCCTTGTTCTTCTCTTTGGAACAATGGTGGTAAGTGGATACCTCGAAAGAGCCGATGCGTTTAAGTATTTGGGTAAGTTATTAACATGGAAAAGCAAAGGTGCAAAGGATTTGATTTGTAGGATCTGTTTAATTTCAGCTATTTCAAGTGCTTTGTTCACTAATGATACATCTTGTATGGTATTAACTGAGTTTGTATTGAAAATTGCAAGGCAAAATAATCTCCCACCACAGCCATTTTTGCTTGCACTTGCTTCAAGTGCTAATATTGGATCCACTGCAACACCTATTGGTAACCCTCAAAATTTAGTGATAGCTACTCAAAGTGGGGTTTCTTTTGGTGAATTCTTAATTGGGATTCTCCCTGCTACTGTGTTGGGACTTGTATGTAATGCTTTGTTGCTCATTTTCATGTATGGTGACTTGTTATCTGTTAAGAAAGGTCAACAAGATTCAACTGTAGCATTTAATGGTGATGGTGTTGATCACCAATTTTCACCAGCTACAATGTCACATGTGGAAACCACAAATGTGGACTCAGTTCATCATCATGAAAGTCTTAGAAACCGAGTTAACTCGAAGCAAGCAATGGGCGCGGCCGAGGTTCCTTGGTCTTTAAATGGTGCTTATTGGGACCATAGGAACCAAAAACTATGGAAATCATGTGTTTATATTGTTGTTGTTGGAATGTTGGTGTCTTTGCTTATGGGCTTTAATATGTCAGGGACTGCCATTACTGCAGCCCTTGCTTTAATGATTCTTGATTTCAAAGATGCTGTCCCATGCTTGGAGAAG GTATCCTACTCTCTTCTAATATTCTTCTGTGGGATGTTTGTGACAGTCCAAGGGTTTAATAAAACTGGAATCCCTAGTGCTTTATGGGAATTAATGGAACCTTATGCAAAGATTGATGAAATCAGTGGAATAGCAGTTCTTGCACTTGTTATTCTTGTACTGTCAAATTTGGTCTCAAATGTGCCTACTG TTCTGTTGCTTGGGGCAAGAATGGCGGCATCCGCAGCATTGATATCAACAGCCTACGAGAAGAAAgcatggctgattttggcttgggTGAGCACAGTGGCTGGGAACCTGTCGTTGTTGGGATCGGCAGCCAACTTGATAGTGTGTGAACAAGCTAGCCGTGTTCCGGATCTGGGTTACACTCTAACCTTTTGGAACCATCTCAAATTTGGAGTCCCCTCCACCCTTTTAGTCACTGCCATTGGCTTGTTGCTCTTAAAATCATAG
- the LOC107904609 gene encoding silicon efflux transporter LSI2 yields the protein MALAATYKVVLGSIAFAIFWVLAVFPAVPLLPIGRTAGSLLGAMLMVLFRVITPDEAYAAIDLPILGLLFGTMVVSIYLERADMFKYLGKLLSWKSKGAKDLICRICLVSAISSAFFTNDTSCVILTEFVLKIARQHNLPPHPFLLALASSANISSSATPIGNPQNLVIAVQSKISFGDFLVGVLPAMLVGVSVNALMLIIMYWRLLSVHKDEEDGTGEIVGEDDVSSHRFSPATMSHISASNSMDHVQSSPNNTNGSLATHLDSLRNRVNSGDQLEIQRSPCGSIDSNDISSPTQISEDKESKAEHWKNKMWKLCVYLVTIGMLVALLMGLNMSWTAITASLALVVLDFKDARPCLEKVSYSLLLFFCGMFITVEGFNKTGIPSTLWNFMEPHAKVDRVSGIAVLAVVILLLSNVASNVPTVLLLGGRVAASAAAISASEEKKAWLILAWVSTVAGNLSLLGSAANLIVCEQARRAPHLGYTLSFWNHLKFGVPSTLIVTAIGLTLIR from the exons ATGGCGTTAGCCGCTACATACAAAGTGGTTCTCGGCTCAATAGCCTTTGCAATCTTCTGGGTATTAGCTGTTTTCCCTGCCGTCCCACTTCTACCAATCGGAAGAACCGCCGGGTCTTTACTCGGTGCCATGCTTATGGTTTTATTCAGAGTAATAACCCCAGATGAAGCTTATGCCGCCATTGATCTACCAATCTTGGGTCTTTTATTCGGCACCATGGTCGTTAGTATTTATCTCGAAAGAGCCGATATGTTTAAGTATTTAGGTAAATTGCTTTCATGGAAAAGTAAAGGAGCTAAGGATTTAATCTGTAGAATCTGTTTGGTTTCTGCGATTTCAAGTGCTTTTTTCACTAATGATACTTCTTGTGTGATATTAACTGAGTTTGTATTGAAAATTGCAAGGCAACATAATTTGCCTCCTCACCCATTTTTGTTAGCACTTGCTTCGAGTGCTAATATAAGTTCTTCGGCTACTCCGATTGGGAATCCACAGAATTTGGTGATTGCTGTTCAAAGTAAGatttcttttggggattttctTGTTGGGGTTTTGCCGGCAATGCTGGTTGGTGTGTCGGTGAATGCTTTGATGCTTATAATTATGTATTGGAGATTGTTATCTGTTCATAAAGATGAAGAAGATGGGACTGGTGAAATCGTGGGTGAAGATGATGTGAGTTCACATCGGTTTTCGCCGGCCACAATGTCACATATTTCAGCTTCGAATTCAATGGATCATGTTCAGAGCTCTCCTAATAACACTAATGGAAGTTTAGCAACTCACCTTGACAGCCTTAGGAACCGAGTCAACTCGGGCGATCAACTTGAAATCCAGAGGTCACCTTGTGGTTCGATTGATTCAAATGATATATCATCGCCGACTCAAATTTCAGAGGACAAAGAATCAAAAGCAGAGCATTGGAAGAACAAGATGTggaaattatgtgtttatttagtCACTATTGGGATGTTGGTTGCTTTGCTTATGGGTTTGAATATGTCATGGACAGCCATTACAGCATCATTGGCACTTGTTGTTCTCGATTTTAAGGATGCAAGGCCTTGCTTGGAAAAG GTATCGTATTCGCTTTTGCTTTTCTTCTGTGGAATGTTTATTACGGTGGAAGGGTTCAATAAAACTGGGATTCCAAGTACTCTTTGGAACTTTATGGAACCCCATGCCAAGGTCGATCGTGTTTCCGGGATTGCGGTTTTAGCTGTCGTTATTCTTCTCCTCTCCAATGTGGCTTCCAACGTACCAACCG TTCTGTTGCTTGGAGGGAGAGTGGCGGCATCAGCCGCTGCGATATCAGCAAGTGAAGAGAAGAAAGCATGGCTGATATTAGCATGGGTGAGCACGGTAGCCGGAAACCTGTCGTTGTTGGGATCGGCGGCGAACTTGATAGTATGTGAGCAAGCTCGTCGAGCACCACATCTTGGCTACACATTGTCTTTCTGGAATCACCTTAAATTTGGAGTTCCTTCTACGCTTATAGTCACTGCAATTGGTTTGACACTTATTAGATGA
- the LOC107902531 gene encoding cell division cycle 20.2, cofactor of APC complex, which translates to MDGQIVNNDVRIRSHVVETYRGHQQEVCGLKWSASGQQLASGGNDNVVHIWDRSMASSNSPTQWLHRLEEHTSAVKALAWCPFQSNLLATGGGGGDRTIKFWNTHTGACLNSVDTGSQVFSLLWSKNERELLSSHGFTQNQLTLWKYPSMVKMAELTGHISRVLYMAHSPDGCTVASAAGDETLRFWNVFGVPEVAKTAPKVNREPFSQLNRIR; encoded by the coding sequence ATGGATGGTCAGATTGTTAACAACGATGTGAGAATTAGATCCCATGTTGTTGAAACTTACAGAGGCCACCAACAAGAGGTTTGCGGGCTGAAATGGTCGGCTTCCGGGCAACAACTAGCCAGCGGAGGCAATGATAATGTTGTTCACATATGGGATAGGTCCATGGCATCTTCAAATTCACCAACTCAATGGCTACACAGGTTGGAGGAGCATACCTCAGCTGTCAAAGCCCTTGCCTGGTGCCCTTTCCAGAGCAATTTGCTGGCCACAGGTGGAGGTGGCGGCGATCGCACCATAAAATTTTGGAACACACATACTGGTGCATGCTTGAATTCAGTTGATACCGGCTCCCAGGTTTTCTCATTACTATGGAGCAAGAATGAGAGGGAGTTATTGAGTTCCCATGGGTTTACTCAGAATCAATTAACTCTTTGGAAATATCCATCGATGGTGAAGATGGCAGAGCTAACGGGTCATATATCTAGAGTACTTTACATGGCTCATAGCCCTGATGGGTGCACAGTGGCATCAGCAGCAGGGGATGAGACTCTAAGATTCTGGAATGTTTTTGGGGTCCCAGAAGTGGCTAAAACTGCTCCGAAAGTGAACCGTGAGCCATTCTCTCAATTGAACCGTATCCGGTGA